The sequence CTTGGACCACACCATCGGTGCAGCTGCGGCAGCCATATTTGGGACGGATCGTGCGCAGCACCCGCAGGATCGCCGGGATGATGTCCAGCACCTCGGTGACGTCCTCGCCGATCTTGTGGAGCTGACCCTGGCAGCACGGGCAGGCCGTCGCCTCCGGCTCCAGCACCTGCTCGCAGCGCGGCAGGTGCTTTGGGAGTGCGCCGATGTTGCGGCGCGCCTTCTTCCGCGGCGGCTTGCCAAGCGGCTTCGCCGCTGCCGCATCGTCGTTGGCAGCGGCAGGTGGCGTGGCGTCGGTCTCGAGATCGCCCAGCTCGAGCGCGAGTTGCTCGTCCACGAGCACCGCAAGTCGCTCCGAGCGCTTCCCGAAGATCATCTCCTTGAGCGTCTGCATCGCCACACGCAGCTTCTCATTCTCGGCGTCAAGCGCGAGCACCATCTCGGTCAGAGCTGACGGATCGGTCGGGAGAGCGTCGGGGCGAATCGCCATGACCAGACGATACATCCGCGCGCGACACGCTCCAGCGAAATCCTCACCTCTCAGCCGACAACGGCCGGCTGCTTCACAGTAAGCGCTCCTTTCTACGCACCTATGCAGTTGAGCGCGGGGATGGGATGAGGTGTCCACCATGAACGAGGTGGACACCATCGATGATCACTCCAGAAGAACTTTTGAGACTTGAGACGGTCGGCGTGTTGCGCAATGGGCGGCGTCGCTATGATCCGGCCAGCAAACAGCGGCTGGTCGAGGCCTGTCTGCAGCCTGGCGTGTCGCTGGCGGGGCTGGCGTTGCAACACGGCGTGAACGCGAACCTGCTGCGCAAATGGGTGGCCAAGCGACAACGTCAGAACGGGGATGGCCAGCCGGAGGCGCCGATTGCGCCAGCCTTTGTTCCGGTTCGCGCGCCGTCGCCGTCGCCAACTCGATCTGCTGGCGCGATCGCGGTTTGCGCGACGGAGCGATCCTGTGCAGGGCGGCTGACGGCATCGATGCCCAACGGCGTGACGCTTTCGCTGGAAGGCGGCGACGCGCAGTTGCTGTCGGCGGTGATTGAAGCGCTGGGGCGTTGCGATGTTCCGGCTGGCGTCTGATCTTCGGGTCTACCTTCACCGCGAACCGATTGACTTCCGGGCGGGCATCAACAGCCTGGCGATCGTGGT is a genomic window of Bradyrhizobium elkanii USDA 76 containing:
- the tnpA gene encoding IS66-like element accessory protein TnpA, with amino-acid sequence MITPEELLRLETVGVLRNGRRRYDPASKQRLVEACLQPGVSLAGLALQHGVNANLLRKWVAKRQRQNGDGQPEAPIAPAFVPVRAPSPSPTRSAGAIAVCATERSCAGRLTASMPNGVTLSLEGGDAQLLSAVIEALGRCDVPAGV